Proteins encoded together in one Panthera uncia isolate 11264 chromosome A2, Puncia_PCG_1.0, whole genome shotgun sequence window:
- the GPR27 gene encoding probable G-protein coupled receptor 27: MANASEPGGGGGGGEAAALGLKLATLSLLLCVSLAGNVLFALLIVRERSLHRAPYYLLLDLCLADGLRALACLPAVMLAARRAAAAAGAPPGALGCKLLAFLAALFCFHAAFLLLGVGVTRYLAIAHHRFYAERLAGWPCAAMLVCAAWALALAAAFPPVLDGGGGDDEDAPCALEQRPDGAPGALGFLLLLAVVVGATHLVYLRLLFFIHDRRKMRPARLVPAVSHDWTFHGPGATGQAAANWTAGFGRGPTPPALVGIRPAGPGRGARRLLVLEEFKTEKRLCKMFYAVTLLFLLLWGPYVVASYLRVLVRPGAVPQAYLTASVWLTFAQAGINPVVCFLFNRELRDCFRAQFPCCQSPQTTQATLPCDLKGIGL, from the coding sequence ATGGCGAACGCTAGCgagccgggcggcggcggcggcggcggcgaggcgGCCGCCCTGGGCCTCAAGCTGGCCACGCTGAGCCTGCTGCTGTGCGTGAGCCTGGCGGGCAACGTGCTGTTCGCGCTGCTCATCGTGCGGGAGCGCAGCCTGCACCGCGCCCCGTACTACCTGCTGCTCGACCTGTGCCTGGCCGACGGGCTGCGCGCGCTCGCCTGCCTCCCGGCCGTCATGCTGGCGGCGCGGCGTGCGGCGGCCGCGGCTGGGGCGCCGCCGGGCGCGCTGGGCTGCAAGCTGCTCGCCTTCCTGGCCGCGCTCTTCTGCTTCCACGCCGCCTTCCTGCTGCTCGGCGTGGGCGTCACCCGCTACCTGGCCATCGCGCACCACCGCTTCTACGCCGAGCGCCTGGCCGGCTGGCCGTGCGCCGCCATGCTGGTGTGCGCCGCCTGGGCGCTGGCGCTGGCCGCGGCCTTCCCGCCGGTGCtggacggcggcggcggcgacgacGAGGACGCGCCGTGCGCCCTGGAGCAGCGGCCCGACGGCGCCCCGGGCGCGCTcggcttcctgctgctgctggccgTGGTCGTGGGCGCCACGCACCTCGTCTACCTCCGCCTGCTCTTCTTCATCCACGACCGCCGCAAGATGCGGCCCGCACGCCTCGTGCCCGCCGTCAGCCACGACTGGACCTTCCACGGCCCCGGCGCCACCGGCCAGGCGGCCGCCAACTGGACGGCGGGCTTCGGCCGCGGGCCCACGCCGCCCGCGCTCGTGGGCATCCGGCCGGCGGGGCCCGGCCGCGGCGCGCGCCGCCTCCTCGTGCTCGAGGAGTTCAAGACGGAGAAGAGGCTGTGCAAGATGTTCTACGCCGTCACGCTGCTCTTCCTGCTCCTCTGGGGGCCCTACGTCGTGGCCAGTTACCTGCGGGTCTTGGTGCGGCCCGGCGCCGTCCCCCAGGCCTACCTGACGGCCTCCGTGTGGCTCACCTTCGCCCAGGCCGGCATCAACCCTGTCGTGTGCTTCCTCTTCAACAGGGAGCTGAGGGACTGCTTCAGGGCCCAGTTCCCCTGCTGCCAGAGCCCCCAGACCACCCAGGCCACCCTCCCCTGCGACTTGAAAGGCATCGGCTTGTGA